In the genome of Shewanella glacialimarina, one region contains:
- a CDS encoding aldose epimerase family protein — protein MVRFSVLESWQDPRGGEIERVRLDNGTIAVEILSLGGIIRSLWIPTKNGERQNVVLGCDSVADYLAQPAHLGAIAGRYANRIANGKMSHDGIDYQLSVNQASNCLHGGVEGFNRKNWQLGTTSDGVRLTLHSPGGDMGFPGNCRVQLDYRLVGNNLYVEMLATTDKACPVSLTQHSYFNLDGGVTNTTHQIQVDARQYLTMNEVGVPTALVATAGSDLDLAHTTSMTVQTQLPSLLATNGFDHCYVMDNTEGELQRFGKLSSTVSGASMTVYTNQPGVQLYGANFLNGVVAKKQQTLVDHQAVCIEPQMLPDSPNQPDLPGNAWLMPNEVYHHISRYEFSIE, from the coding sequence ATGGTACGTTTTAGTGTGCTTGAATCTTGGCAAGATCCCCGCGGTGGAGAGATTGAACGTGTCCGTTTAGACAATGGCACAATCGCAGTGGAAATTTTAAGTTTAGGCGGCATTATCCGATCATTATGGATACCGACAAAAAATGGTGAACGCCAAAACGTGGTGCTAGGGTGCGACAGTGTGGCAGATTATTTGGCTCAACCAGCCCATCTTGGGGCTATTGCGGGTCGATACGCCAACCGAATTGCCAATGGTAAAATGTCCCATGACGGCATTGACTATCAATTAAGTGTCAACCAGGCAAGCAACTGTTTACACGGCGGTGTTGAGGGCTTTAATCGTAAAAATTGGCAACTGGGCACGACGAGTGATGGCGTGCGGTTAACCTTGCACAGCCCTGGTGGCGATATGGGGTTTCCAGGTAACTGCAGAGTCCAATTAGATTACCGATTAGTCGGTAATAATTTGTATGTTGAAATGTTAGCCACAACAGATAAAGCCTGCCCTGTTAGCCTAACCCAGCACAGTTATTTTAATTTAGATGGCGGTGTGACCAATACTACCCATCAAATACAAGTTGATGCTAGGCAATACCTGACCATGAATGAGGTGGGTGTACCCACAGCATTAGTGGCCACCGCAGGCAGCGATTTAGATTTAGCTCACACAACCTCAATGACAGTACAAACACAACTCCCTTCACTTTTGGCAACCAATGGGTTTGATCATTGCTATGTAATGGATAATACCGAGGGTGAATTACAACGTTTTGGTAAGTTATCTAGTACGGTTAGCGGTGCCAGTATGACGGTGTATACCAACCAGCCTGGGGTGCAGTTATACGGTGCTAACTTCCTAAACGGTGTAGTGGCTAAAAAACAGCAGACATTAGTTGACCATCAAGCGGTATGCATTGAGCCGCAGATGCTACCAGACTCACCTAATCAGCCTGATTTACCGGGTAATGCTTGGCTAATGCCAAATGAAGTTTATCACCATATTTCGCGTTATGAGTTTTCAATAGAATAA
- a CDS encoding ABC transporter permease, with protein MLTMMDFVKREWRALWQSPWQLALVTYIPIVSVLCLWWLFSAGLPRQLPVAVVDLDNSQISRMLTRKMSANAVMKLESYGQLDLAIKDMREAKVYAIVVIPYQFKYQLLTSKSPTIDIRYNSQYLLVGKLLSSQIQMSLGAGLSKSAEQKLLMSGVNHASIAVNLSPVTSQTTALFNRNNNYVGFLVPPVLIALWQLLAMMVFSNALNKELITVNNQVTLPQDLWIKVLAKCAVFLPIMLLHSSFILLLLYQYLQLPYAGALGVLIIAQAFMLIALWLLVTMIFLMMKDSARCVSFCTALFAPAFAFMGITFPVNEMPELAQYWRLLMPSSHYIDSHVSVVSYGADSALVLQQLSSYWMFIFIIPVIVGLWHRAPKAFGDSVDASLLNNSAPVTSGVI; from the coding sequence ATGCTAACCATGATGGATTTCGTTAAGCGAGAGTGGCGGGCACTGTGGCAATCACCTTGGCAATTAGCCTTAGTGACCTACATTCCTATTGTGAGTGTACTGTGCTTATGGTGGTTATTCAGCGCCGGATTGCCCAGGCAATTACCCGTTGCGGTAGTTGATTTAGACAATAGCCAAATATCCAGAATGCTCACCCGAAAAATGTCGGCCAATGCAGTGATGAAACTGGAGTCATATGGACAATTAGATCTCGCCATCAAGGACATGCGCGAAGCGAAAGTGTATGCAATAGTGGTTATCCCTTATCAGTTTAAATACCAATTATTGACCTCAAAATCTCCTACAATCGATATTCGTTACAACAGCCAATATTTGCTGGTGGGTAAACTATTATCTAGCCAAATACAGATGAGTTTAGGTGCAGGACTGTCTAAAAGTGCTGAACAAAAGCTATTAATGAGCGGCGTCAATCATGCCAGTATTGCGGTAAACCTATCGCCAGTAACGAGTCAAACTACCGCCTTATTTAATCGCAATAATAACTATGTTGGTTTTTTGGTGCCGCCAGTGTTAATCGCGCTATGGCAATTACTGGCCATGATGGTGTTTTCTAATGCACTGAACAAAGAGCTGATTACGGTAAATAATCAAGTCACGTTACCGCAGGATTTGTGGATAAAGGTATTGGCTAAGTGCGCAGTATTTTTACCCATTATGCTATTGCACAGTAGTTTTATTTTATTGTTATTGTACCAATATTTACAGCTACCTTACGCGGGTGCATTAGGAGTACTCATCATCGCCCAAGCCTTTATGCTAATAGCGTTATGGTTATTAGTGACGATGATCTTCCTGATGATGAAAGATTCGGCTCGCTGTGTCAGTTTTTGTACCGCATTATTTGCCCCTGCCTTTGCTTTTATGGGGATAACATTTCCGGTCAATGAAATGCCAGAATTGGCTCAATATTGGCGCTTGTTAATGCCATCGAGCCATTATATTGATTCCCATGTCAGTGTGGTGAGTTACGGCGCAGACAGCGCGTTAGTCTTGCAGCAACTGTCTTCCTATTGGATGTTTATTTTCATTATTCCTGTAATAGTTGGGTTATGGCATCGCGCACCTAAAGCATTTGGTGACTCAGTTGATGCAAGCTTGCTAAACAACAGTGCGCCAGTAACGTCGGGGGTTATATGA
- a CDS encoding ABC transporter permease translates to MTFWALYFAEWRALLADKAIVVTLFGGVVFYSVLYPLPYLHQVPTEQTIVVVDHDNSSLSRKLTRHADASAKIHIIAHANSIDEAKQLIQQGNAHGLLVIPEGFRRNLLLGKGATLSYGGDASYFLIYSAVVEGLVAAGMDAGKQVQLMGLLARGQTAALADQSVNSVNINDVPVFNPSLGYTPYVVPGLFILILHQTLLIGTGILGAGQWRKKGYWQQVSPMAIFSARMAMFVSLYSLFSSFYIGYCFYAYQVTVLGTLAETALMMLPFLLATTAAGITLSCLFIRRDLPTQIFLLSSMPILFVAGFVWPIALIPEPLVWMSQVIPAIPAINSMLTLNQMGADWSAIMPQWLQMWLMFAVFSGLALAGIRRRQKEVHEAH, encoded by the coding sequence ATGACATTTTGGGCGCTTTATTTTGCTGAATGGCGAGCACTTCTAGCCGATAAAGCCATTGTGGTGACCCTATTTGGTGGTGTGGTGTTTTACTCTGTGTTGTATCCACTTCCCTATTTACATCAAGTGCCTACCGAACAAACTATTGTGGTAGTCGATCATGACAACTCTTCGCTGAGCCGAAAGTTAACCCGCCATGCCGATGCCAGTGCCAAAATTCATATCATCGCCCATGCCAATAGTATTGACGAAGCTAAACAGCTTATACAGCAAGGTAACGCCCACGGCTTATTGGTTATTCCCGAAGGATTTAGACGCAATTTACTATTAGGCAAAGGCGCTACGCTGAGTTATGGCGGTGATGCCAGTTACTTTTTGATTTACTCGGCAGTCGTTGAAGGATTAGTTGCTGCGGGTATGGATGCGGGTAAGCAAGTACAATTAATGGGCTTATTAGCCCGTGGACAAACCGCCGCACTTGCAGATCAAAGTGTAAATTCGGTCAATATTAACGACGTGCCGGTTTTTAATCCTAGTTTGGGTTATACGCCTTATGTTGTGCCGGGGTTGTTTATATTGATTTTGCATCAAACTTTACTCATTGGCACAGGTATTTTAGGGGCAGGGCAGTGGCGCAAAAAAGGCTACTGGCAGCAAGTGTCACCTATGGCTATATTCAGCGCGAGAATGGCTATGTTTGTCAGTTTATATAGCTTATTTAGTAGCTTTTATATTGGTTATTGTTTTTATGCTTATCAGGTCACTGTACTTGGAACATTAGCTGAAACGGCACTAATGATGCTACCCTTTTTATTGGCAACAACCGCTGCAGGTATTACATTGAGCTGCCTGTTTATACGACGTGACTTACCGACTCAAATCTTTTTGCTGTCATCAATGCCAATCTTGTTTGTAGCAGGTTTCGTGTGGCCAATAGCGTTAATTCCCGAGCCACTCGTGTGGATGTCACAGGTTATTCCAGCCATTCCTGCAATTAATAGCATGTTGACGTTGAATCAAATGGGTGCTGACTGGTCGGCAATCATGCCGCAATGGCTACAAATGTGGTTGATGTTTGCGGTGTTTAGCGGGCTGGCTTTAGCGGGTATTAGGCGTCGCCAAAAAGAAGTACACGAGGCACATTAA
- a CDS encoding Ig-like domain-containing protein: MTLSRSIPLIFASSLLISGCNGAADGTETETTTENYAISLSFQAVVDGQCSDATSQQSFYLNEQFCAVATLKNGNTLASGQLVNFVLPFGSASPASKLTNANGQASSIISSSTTNAGELSVQFNPANSNVVSASRNFEFLALTTAPTTESVTISASINHPSGTVTRFKVDEAVQLQATLLDSSNQGIADQLVTFTAGSASLSPTTALTNSSGKAVVSYTPAITELGASTLVVSTNYQGKAVTSSSFYEVLSAADVIPTGLLKMGRWVSATEFYEGELNTTLPTDTNGIYKVSAGGTFGVTTTIVTDNSDGTFSRLQTPTSVTFSSDCSTNNKASLDSPVTTLSGSAGATFSDTSCSGNSERSDQIIATAIVGTTALTASIDFTLSRQTLASLSFISAEPDQIRIKGAGGTGSSESSLVTFMVTSANGQPTAQQTVNFNLDTVIGGLSFANGQQTDKSITNAQGLVSVRVLSGTVPTPVRVVAKATDIDTNEVITSQSEQLTVNTGLPQQLGFSISPSEYNPEAGNQNGKQVTITVYASDSFGNPAPDDTVVNFTAEGGQIQPSCSTKGGTCNVTWTSANPRVTDNRVTILAYALGHETFFDTDGDNMFGDKDGGAIALACLNASNNPVACKGNGMDIETYHPAGFIDLGDAFRDDNETGAFDSSEKFFNTLANTYTGADGKFNGPQCLRNDGICGIGQANKTYIRKAFVLTMSGSTAVMQFNQDGTALNTNFSNITPIAVNGLSTFTIKLTDTANQILPAKTTVAVTATEGEVLFNGYTVPNRTLAGGTSTSFILKHNGVAGVSRVTVTVTTPGGIITKTNFNVTLL; encoded by the coding sequence ATGACTTTGAGTCGCAGCATTCCATTAATTTTTGCTTCATCTTTACTTATCAGCGGTTGCAATGGCGCCGCTGATGGCACTGAGACAGAAACAACCACAGAAAACTATGCCATTAGCTTAAGTTTTCAGGCGGTTGTAGATGGGCAATGTAGCGACGCAACAAGCCAGCAATCATTTTATCTTAATGAACAATTTTGTGCGGTTGCCACCCTCAAAAATGGCAATACACTCGCATCGGGACAACTAGTCAATTTTGTTCTACCTTTTGGCAGTGCCTCACCAGCCTCAAAGCTCACCAATGCTAATGGTCAAGCAAGCTCCATCATTAGCTCAAGTACGACCAATGCAGGAGAGCTAAGTGTACAATTCAACCCTGCTAATAGTAATGTGGTCAGTGCCAGTCGTAATTTTGAGTTTTTAGCGTTAACTACTGCGCCAACGACAGAGTCGGTCACCATTTCAGCCAGTATTAACCATCCTTCGGGCACAGTCACACGCTTTAAGGTTGATGAAGCGGTTCAGTTACAAGCCACCCTATTAGACAGCAGTAACCAAGGTATCGCCGATCAATTAGTGACTTTTACTGCCGGTAGTGCCAGCTTATCACCCACTACTGCGCTCACTAATAGTAGTGGTAAAGCTGTGGTGAGCTATACACCCGCCATAACTGAATTAGGTGCTAGCACCTTGGTGGTGAGCACCAATTACCAAGGTAAGGCGGTCACTAGCTCAAGTTTTTATGAAGTACTATCTGCAGCTGATGTCATCCCAACAGGCTTGTTAAAAATGGGTCGCTGGGTATCAGCAACTGAATTTTATGAAGGCGAACTGAACACCACATTACCCACAGATACTAACGGCATTTATAAAGTCAGCGCCGGCGGCACATTTGGCGTAACAACCACCATTGTTACCGACAATAGCGACGGCACTTTTAGCCGTTTACAAACACCGACTAGCGTCACTTTCAGTTCTGACTGTTCAACCAATAATAAAGCCAGCTTAGACTCACCTGTAACAACGTTATCAGGCAGTGCTGGTGCAACTTTTTCTGATACTAGCTGCAGTGGTAATAGTGAACGTAGTGACCAAATTATCGCGACAGCAATAGTTGGCACCACAGCATTAACCGCAAGCATAGATTTCACCTTAAGCCGTCAAACCTTAGCAAGCTTAAGCTTTATTTCTGCAGAGCCTGATCAAATTCGTATTAAAGGCGCTGGAGGTACTGGCTCAAGCGAGTCATCATTAGTGACCTTTATGGTCACCAGTGCCAATGGCCAACCGACCGCGCAGCAAACCGTTAACTTCAATCTTGATACCGTTATAGGCGGTTTAAGCTTTGCAAATGGCCAACAAACCGATAAAAGTATTACTAATGCACAGGGTTTAGTCAGCGTTCGAGTATTGTCAGGTACTGTACCAACGCCTGTACGCGTCGTTGCCAAAGCGACCGATATTGACACTAATGAAGTCATTACCAGCCAATCTGAACAGTTAACGGTGAATACCGGTTTACCACAGCAGCTTGGCTTCAGTATTTCACCCTCGGAATATAACCCAGAGGCAGGGAATCAAAATGGTAAGCAAGTCACTATTACGGTTTACGCATCAGATAGTTTTGGTAACCCAGCGCCCGATGACACTGTGGTTAACTTCACCGCTGAAGGCGGCCAAATACAGCCCTCTTGCTCTACTAAAGGTGGAACGTGTAACGTCACCTGGACATCAGCCAACCCGAGAGTCACTGATAATAGGGTGACAATTTTAGCCTATGCACTAGGCCATGAAACTTTCTTTGATACCGATGGCGATAATATGTTTGGTGATAAAGATGGTGGTGCAATTGCATTAGCTTGTTTAAATGCCAGCAATAATCCAGTTGCCTGTAAAGGTAATGGTATGGACATTGAAACTTATCACCCAGCTGGTTTTATCGATTTAGGCGACGCGTTTAGAGATGATAATGAGACGGGTGCTTTCGACTCTAGCGAAAAATTCTTTAATACATTAGCCAATACCTATACTGGTGCAGACGGTAAATTTAATGGTCCACAATGTCTTCGCAATGACGGCATATGCGGGATAGGTCAAGCCAATAAAACCTATATCCGTAAGGCTTTTGTGCTCACAATGTCAGGGTCAACTGCGGTGATGCAATTTAACCAAGATGGCACGGCGCTAAATACTAACTTTAGTAATATTACCCCTATCGCTGTCAATGGCCTCTCAACATTCACAATTAAGCTTACCGATACTGCTAACCAAATATTACCTGCCAAGACTACAGTCGCAGTTACCGCGACTGAGGGCGAGGTGTTATTTAACGGTTATACTGTGCCTAACCGCACGCTTGCCGGTGGTACTAGCACTTCATTCATATTAAAACATAACGGTGTAGCGGGAGTCAGTAGGGTCACGGTAACAGTGACCACCCCAGGCGGCATTATCACTAAAACCAACTTTAATGTAACTTTGCTGTAG
- the pmbA gene encoding metalloprotease PmbA: MTSHQAPPATIDSELSALKQAVSVALEYAKELGSTAAEVAISKQQGLSVSTRNKEVETVEFNKDGALGITVFRDGRKGNSSTSDLSPEAIRQAVKAADDIAKYTSEDPFSGLADKALMAQDIRDLQLYHPQTLTAEELAELAIRAEEASLSTDRRIKSSDGATANAHTSAKVYGNSHGFLNGYCSSRYSLSCVAIGEESDGNMQRDYDYTVARKYQDLLSPEAVGKQAANKTLSRLDARKIATAKMPVLFAPEIATGLMGHLIGAISGSSLHRKSSFLLDSINTQIFPEWFNIEEQPHLIGALASANYDSEGVATQSRKIIDNGSLATYLLTSYSARKLGLTNTGHAGGIYNWTLSHTDQTFDDLIKAMNTGLIVTEVMGQGVNGVTGDYSRGAAGFYVENGQVMYPVEEITIAGNLKDMFMGIQGVGKDRDLRSSIRTGGILLSEMKIAGN; this comes from the coding sequence GTGACTTCTCATCAAGCACCTCCAGCCACTATTGACAGTGAATTATCGGCATTAAAGCAAGCAGTCAGTGTTGCGCTTGAATACGCCAAAGAATTAGGCTCTACTGCGGCGGAAGTCGCCATTAGTAAGCAGCAAGGCCTGTCAGTTTCTACCCGTAATAAAGAAGTTGAGACCGTCGAGTTTAACAAAGATGGTGCTTTAGGGATTACCGTATTCCGTGATGGCCGTAAAGGTAACTCTTCTACTTCAGATTTAAGCCCAGAGGCAATTAGACAAGCCGTTAAAGCGGCCGATGATATTGCCAAGTATACCTCTGAAGATCCGTTCAGTGGTCTGGCGGATAAAGCCTTGATGGCACAAGATATTCGTGATTTACAGCTGTATCATCCGCAAACATTAACCGCTGAAGAGTTAGCTGAATTAGCCATTCGCGCCGAAGAAGCCAGCTTATCAACCGACCGCCGTATAAAAAGCTCCGATGGCGCGACAGCCAATGCCCATACCAGTGCCAAAGTGTATGGCAATAGTCATGGCTTTTTAAATGGCTATTGTAGTTCGCGTTACAGTTTAAGTTGTGTTGCGATTGGTGAAGAGTCTGATGGCAATATGCAGCGCGATTATGACTATACTGTTGCCCGTAAGTATCAAGACTTATTAAGCCCTGAAGCGGTTGGTAAACAAGCAGCCAATAAAACCCTTAGCCGTTTAGATGCACGTAAAATTGCCACCGCGAAAATGCCGGTACTGTTTGCGCCTGAAATAGCCACTGGCTTGATGGGACATTTAATTGGTGCAATTAGCGGCAGTAGTTTGCATCGTAAGTCGAGCTTCTTACTCGATTCAATTAACACGCAAATTTTTCCTGAGTGGTTCAATATTGAAGAACAACCTCACTTAATAGGCGCATTAGCGTCAGCCAATTACGACAGTGAAGGTGTTGCGACTCAAAGTAGAAAAATTATTGATAATGGTTCATTAGCGACCTATTTATTGACCAGTTACTCGGCGCGTAAATTGGGTTTGACTAATACAGGTCACGCTGGCGGTATTTATAACTGGACGCTTAGCCATACAGATCAAACCTTTGATGATTTAATCAAAGCGATGAACACAGGTTTGATTGTCACTGAAGTGATGGGGCAAGGCGTTAATGGCGTAACGGGCGATTACTCCCGTGGCGCTGCAGGGTTTTATGTCGAGAACGGTCAAGTGATGTACCCAGTGGAAGAAATCACCATAGCGGGTAATTTAAAAGACATGTTTATGGGGATTCAGGGCGTGGGTAAGGATCGTGATTTACGCTCGTCGATTCGTACTGGTGGCATTTTACTCAGTGAAATGAAAATTGCAGGTAATTAA
- the yjgA gene encoding ribosome biogenesis factor YjgA, whose translation MKIVGDSEHFQQPYDNDEEYVSRTGFKKESEEAQALGMRLVALSKTQLDRMGLDEFLYDAVLKSKVIKQKTEAYRRHLQYIGKLMRNFDHEPIEAALDKVLNKNNNEAAQIQIFEKMRDRLLTNGDTEVQTLMDDHPQLDRQKLRQLVRQANKELTQGPESKSAKELFKYLRSEIT comes from the coding sequence ATGAAAATTGTTGGTGATTCTGAGCACTTTCAGCAACCGTATGACAACGATGAAGAATACGTCAGCCGTACTGGATTTAAAAAAGAAAGTGAAGAGGCGCAGGCGTTAGGCATGCGTTTGGTGGCATTAAGTAAAACGCAGTTAGACAGAATGGGGCTAGACGAATTTTTGTACGATGCTGTGCTAAAAAGCAAAGTCATTAAGCAAAAAACTGAAGCTTATCGTCGTCATTTGCAGTACATAGGCAAATTAATGCGTAACTTTGATCACGAACCTATTGAAGCAGCACTGGATAAAGTGTTGAATAAGAACAATAATGAAGCTGCGCAAATACAGATATTCGAAAAAATGCGCGATCGTTTGTTGACTAATGGTGACACTGAAGTTCAAACATTGATGGATGACCATCCACAGCTTGATCGTCAAAAACTTCGTCAATTAGTGCGTCAAGCCAATAAAGAGCTGACCCAAGGCCCTGAGTCTAAATCAGCCAAAGAACTGTTTAAATACTTGCGCAGTGAAATAACTTAG
- a CDS encoding HlyD family secretion protein: MRVNKFLAVIALCFLGVFLAYGLWLAYTPKPQTLQGQIEAREYNVSSKVPGRVEQVMVRRGDIVTQGDLLFAISSPELDAKLMQAEGGRDAAKAMQTEAQNGARQQEITAAEEQWRKAKAANELMQATYQRVENLFTEGVVARQKRDEAYTQWQAARYTEQAALAMFQMAKEGARVETKAAAAGNARMAEGAVREVNAIMADSQMRSPKNAEVSEVLLQAGELAPSGFPVVSLIDMQDSWAILQVREDQLADFKQGQLIKLTLPALQQTYDFTVDHVSVMGHFATWRSTESGHDFDMRTFEVELTPVTPIADLRVGMSVLYQYDAE, translated from the coding sequence ATGCGAGTAAATAAGTTTTTAGCGGTCATCGCATTATGTTTTCTGGGGGTATTTCTAGCTTATGGACTTTGGCTGGCCTATACGCCTAAGCCACAGACGCTTCAGGGCCAAATTGAGGCGCGAGAATACAATGTGTCATCCAAGGTGCCGGGACGCGTTGAGCAAGTGATGGTTCGCCGGGGTGATATTGTGACTCAAGGTGATTTGTTATTTGCCATTAGCAGCCCTGAACTGGATGCGAAATTGATGCAAGCAGAGGGCGGTCGAGATGCCGCTAAAGCGATGCAAACCGAAGCGCAAAATGGTGCCAGACAACAAGAAATTACCGCTGCTGAAGAGCAATGGCGTAAAGCTAAAGCGGCTAACGAGTTAATGCAAGCCACTTATCAGCGGGTAGAGAATTTATTCACCGAAGGTGTCGTAGCTAGACAAAAGCGCGATGAAGCCTATACCCAATGGCAGGCAGCAAGATATACCGAACAAGCCGCATTGGCGATGTTTCAAATGGCAAAAGAGGGTGCGCGGGTAGAAACCAAAGCCGCAGCGGCGGGTAATGCACGCATGGCTGAAGGCGCGGTACGTGAGGTCAATGCTATTATGGCCGATAGCCAGATGCGTTCGCCTAAAAATGCTGAAGTCAGTGAGGTGTTATTGCAAGCGGGTGAATTAGCCCCTAGTGGTTTTCCTGTTGTCAGTTTGATAGACATGCAAGATTCATGGGCTATTTTGCAGGTTCGAGAAGATCAATTAGCCGATTTTAAACAAGGGCAGCTGATTAAACTGACTTTGCCAGCTTTACAGCAAACCTATGACTTTACTGTCGATCATGTCAGTGTGATGGGGCATTTTGCCACTTGGCGTTCAACAGAAAGTGGCCATGACTTTGATATGCGCACTTTTGAGGTTGAATTAACCCCAGTAACTCCTATTGCGGATCTTCGTGTCGGTATGTCTGTACTGTATCAATATGATGCTGAGTAA
- the galK gene encoding galactokinase codes for MSNPAQRATKLFVQTFGTKADDLYQAPGRVNIIGEHTDYNEGLVLPAAINFHTVIAVKHREDDLFRAVTDAFPGQIKQWHFGEEGTVSSNDDWANYLKGVTSAMHTSGLQAKGLDLAIVGNVPLGAGLSSSAALEVAFGTAISYASQLHLSPLAIAQLSQRGESQYMCHDCGIMDQMISALAVEDHALLIDCLELESEIVLIPDELSIIVIDPGINRKAFMVQFEQRKKECSIITDLLGLDSLRDLSSSYLEQRRDNLSSEQFRRARHVITENNRASNVARAFEQNNIARFSQLMTQSHQSLRDDFEVILPEVDILVSMIAEHIGERGGVRMSDGCVIALIGHELTDDVINLVEQQYTQKTGLEAKIHLCSASAGAGRISKSPRK; via the coding sequence ATGTCTAACCCTGCTCAACGTGCTACCAAATTATTTGTGCAAACTTTCGGCACAAAAGCGGACGATTTATACCAAGCACCAGGGCGGGTGAATATTATTGGTGAGCATACAGATTACAATGAAGGTTTAGTGCTGCCCGCAGCAATTAATTTTCATACCGTAATTGCAGTAAAACACCGGGAAGATGATTTATTTCGCGCGGTAACAGATGCCTTTCCAGGACAAATTAAGCAATGGCACTTTGGCGAAGAAGGCACAGTGTCTTCTAATGACGATTGGGCTAACTACTTAAAAGGTGTCACCTCAGCGATGCACACCTCTGGCCTGCAAGCTAAAGGCTTGGACTTGGCGATTGTGGGCAATGTGCCATTGGGCGCGGGCCTTTCATCATCCGCGGCATTAGAAGTCGCTTTTGGTACCGCCATCAGTTATGCCAGCCAATTACATTTGTCACCATTAGCCATTGCTCAACTCTCTCAACGTGGTGAAAGCCAATACATGTGCCATGACTGCGGCATTATGGATCAAATGATCAGCGCGTTAGCCGTTGAAGATCATGCCTTATTAATTGATTGTTTAGAACTAGAAAGTGAAATCGTATTAATTCCTGATGAGTTAAGCATTATCGTGATTGATCCCGGCATTAATCGTAAAGCCTTTATGGTGCAATTTGAGCAACGTAAAAAAGAATGTTCCATCATTACTGACTTATTAGGTTTAGATTCCTTACGCGATTTATCATCCTCCTACTTAGAGCAACGTAGAGACAACTTGTCATCTGAGCAATTTAGACGCGCTCGCCACGTTATCACTGAAAATAACCGCGCCAGCAATGTTGCCCGTGCCTTTGAGCAAAATAATATCGCCCGCTTTAGCCAATTAATGACGCAATCTCACCAGTCATTGCGTGATGATTTTGAAGTGATATTACCTGAAGTAGATATATTGGTGTCAATGATAGCCGAGCACATAGGCGAACGCGGCGGTGTGCGCATGAGTGATGGCTGTGTTATTGCTTTAATCGGGCATGAATTAACAGATGATGTGATCAATTTAGTTGAACAACAATATACCCAAAAAACAGGCTTAGAAGCCAAAATCCATTTATGTTCAGCCAGTGCTGGCGCAGGCAGGATAAGCAAATCACCCCGAAAATAA